AGATGGCAGATGGCAGACACAGCAAAACACAACCACAGTGGCGGCCTCGCTCAATCCGCAATCCGCAATCTGCAATCCGCAATCATTCAAGGCTCTTCCGCTTCAAAATCACGAGCGTCAGATCGTCTACGCTCTTGGCTTTGCCCACGAATTTTTGCAGCGCATCGTCAATGCGGTCGCGCAAGCCAGCGGCGGTGCGACCACGATTGCGTTGCACGATCTCGATCAAACGCGCCTCGCCGAATTCTTCGCCCGCTTCGTCCTGGCTTTCGGTCACGCCATCGGAATAGATCACCAGCACATCACCGGGTTCGAGGTGCGCCATGCCTTCGTGATAATCACCAAAGGGCGTGATGCCGACCGGGAAGCCGCCGATGTCGAGCGTGGTGATTTCGCCGCTTGTGCGTACCAATAACGGCGAATTATGACCGCCGTTGATGTAAGTCAGTTGATGCGTGCGCGGATCGAGTTCGCTGTAAAACAGCGTGACATAACGATTCGAGGGCGTGTTGTCGTAAATGTATTGGTTGATCTCGGTGACGATTTCGCTCGGCGCCAGCCGCGTCGTGCATTGCGCGCGCACCGCCGCGTGGATTGAAGACATCAAGAGCGCCGCGCCCGTGCCTTTGCCCGAAACATCGCCCAGTGCAATCACGATGCGCCCGTCGCGTTTCTGGATAAAGTCGTAATAATCGCCGCCGACTTCGTAACAAGGGAAACTGACGCCCATCAAATCATAGCCGTTGATGGCGGGCGGCGCTGCCGGGTGCAGCCGCAACTGAATTTCACTGGCGACCGCCAGTTCATTGGCCAAACGCTTCTGTTCGGCTTGCACATCCAGCAGGCGCACGTTCTCGATGCGGATGGCCGCGACCCCGGCAATCAGCGTCAGCAATTCCAAATCGCGTTTGGTAAAACGATTGCTGTGCAGCGGGCTGTCCACGTAAACCATCCCCAAGACGCGCTCTTCGATGGCGAGCGGGACAGCCATGATCGAACGGATGCCGCCGAGCATGATGGATTGATTGGCGGCAAAGCGCGGATCGTGTTGCGCGTCGGAGGTCAGCAGCGCTTTGCGTTGTTGCAAAACCTGCTCGGTAATCGAGCGGCTCAACGAAACCTCGGTGCTGTTATCGCCGCCGCTTGTTTTTTGCGCTTTGCAGACCAACTCTGCCGCGCCAATTTTGGCCGGCTCATTCTTTTTGCCTTCTGGCGTTTCCAGCAACATCACGTAGCCCCGGTCGGCCCGAATCGCCTGAAAGACGCAATCCAGCACTTGCGACAAGGTATCGTCCAGCGAGAGCGGCGTGAGCAAGGTCACACTGACGCGGCTGATGAGCGCGAGGGTGTCGTCCTGCTGCGTGATGATCTGGGCGCTAGGTTGGCTAATCGGTTGCTGAATGGCTTGCGCAATCAGCGTCTGATGGCTGCTGTCAATCGTGGTCAGCAGATTGGCTTGCGAATTGCTGACCGTGCCCGCGATGGTGACTTCGGTTTCCGATGGAGTGTAACTGTCGGCCAACAGAATTTGCGTGCGCCCCTTGGTGCGCGTGGTGTCGGCGCGATCATTGAATTCGATGGCGGTCTCGCCGATGCGAATCACGTCACCGTCTTTCAACATCACCGGCACCGTCATGCGTACATCATTGAGCAAGGTGCCGTTGGCGCTACCCAGATCGCTGAGCCAGAAGCTGTCGCCCCGGCTGCGCACTTCGGCGTGCAGGCGCGAGGCGAAAGGGTCTTCGACACAGAGATCGTTGCGCGCAGAACGGCCAATCGTGATGCGCGAGCGATTCAATTCGGCGACTGAATCCCCGCCCGAAGGGGAAACTCTGACGATCAGACGCGGCATAGTGGGAGTAAATCAAAAGGCAAAAATCAAAAAGCAAAAATCAAAAGGGCGGCTTACAAGACTCCGATCATTCAATCACACTAAACTTTGCCTTTTGATTT
This sequence is a window from Acidobacteriota bacterium. Protein-coding genes within it:
- a CDS encoding SpoIIE family protein phosphatase, which produces MPRLIVRVSPSGGDSVAELNRSRITIGRSARNDLCVEDPFASRLHAEVRSRGDSFWLSDLGSANGTLLNDVRMTVPVMLKDGDVIRIGETAIEFNDRADTTRTKGRTQILLADSYTPSETEVTIAGTVSNSQANLLTTIDSSHQTLIAQAIQQPISQPSAQIITQQDDTLALISRVSVTLLTPLSLDDTLSQVLDCVFQAIRADRGYVMLLETPEGKKNEPAKIGAAELVCKAQKTSGGDNSTEVSLSRSITEQVLQQRKALLTSDAQHDPRFAANQSIMLGGIRSIMAVPLAIEERVLGMVYVDSPLHSNRFTKRDLELLTLIAGVAAIRIENVRLLDVQAEQKRLANELAVASEIQLRLHPAAPPAINGYDLMGVSFPCYEVGGDYYDFIQKRDGRIVIALGDVSGKGTGAALLMSSIHAAVRAQCTTRLAPSEIVTEINQYIYDNTPSNRYVTLFYSELDPRTHQLTYINGGHNSPLLVRTSGEITTLDIGGFPVGITPFGDYHEGMAHLEPGDVLVIYSDGVTESQDEAGEEFGEARLIEIVQRNRGRTAAGLRDRIDDALQKFVGKAKSVDDLTLVILKRKSLE